A part of Parvimonas micra genomic DNA contains:
- a CDS encoding helix-turn-helix domain-containing protein, whose translation MSNHHLRNKELTLKAKGLLSQMLSLPENWDYTLAGLSHINKESIDAIRTAVLELEKAGYIERAQGRDEKGKMTAITYTIYEQPQSPVLENPTSNKPTSENPMQLNKDIQKTDLSKKEKINKNGLNTYSIPILSPDPSPLS comes from the coding sequence ATGAGCAATCACCACCTGCGAAACAAAGAACTGACGCTAAAAGCAAAGGGCTTGCTCTCACAGATGCTTTCACTTCCGGAAAACTGGGACTATACCCTTGCAGGACTTTCCCATATCAACAAAGAAAGTATCGATGCCATTCGTACTGCCGTCTTGGAGCTTGAAAAGGCTGGATATATCGAAAGGGCGCAAGGCAGAGATGAGAAAGGAAAAATGACAGCCATTACCTATACTATTTATGAACAGCCGCAAAGTCCGGTATTGGAAAATCCAACATCGAATAAGCCGACGTCGGAAAATCCAATGCAATTAAATAAAGATATACAAAAAACTGATCTATCAAAAAAAGAAAAAATAAATAAAAATGGATTAAATACCTATTCCATTCCTATCCTTTCCCCTGACCCCTCTCCTTTGAGTTAG
- a CDS encoding TetR/AcrR family transcriptional regulator: protein MSKKYNSQSTIDDILSVSAKLFLEKGFDKTSMNDIATTAGISKGAIYHHFQSKDAIIKAVTEKKAQVIKETMNNWLSEMNSLNGKEKLQAILEKNLDSQETHYLDDVMNTRMKSAEFVLAYMQDCVCKDSHLISEIIKQGISDGSLATDYPDECAEVFLLLINVWCDPAVFSCNADKLLLRLKFLQNMMMSIGIDVLTDTIIQKSTDLLHRLYPQGE from the coding sequence ATGTCTAAAAAATACAACTCACAATCAACTATTGATGATATATTATCCGTCTCGGCAAAATTATTTTTAGAAAAAGGCTTTGACAAAACAAGCATGAATGATATTGCCACTACTGCCGGAATATCAAAAGGAGCAATATATCATCATTTTCAGTCCAAGGATGCAATTATTAAGGCTGTTACAGAAAAAAAAGCTCAAGTTATCAAAGAAACTATGAATAACTGGTTATCTGAAATGAACTCCTTAAATGGAAAAGAAAAGTTACAAGCCATTTTGGAAAAAAACCTTGATAGTCAAGAGACACACTACTTAGATGATGTGATGAATACCCGTATGAAAAGTGCCGAATTTGTTTTAGCTTATATGCAAGACTGCGTTTGTAAAGACTCACATTTAATCTCAGAGATAATAAAGCAAGGCATATCAGACGGTTCACTTGCCACGGATTACCCCGATGAATGTGCGGAAGTTTTTTTACTATTAATAAATGTATGGTGCGACCCTGCTGTTTTTAGTTGCAATGCTGATAAATTATTGTTGCGTTTGAAATTTTTACAAAATATGATGATGTCTATCGGAATAGATGTGCTGACTGATACTATTATTCAAAAATCAACAGATTTACTACATAGACTGTATCCTCAAGGAGAGTAA
- a CDS encoding ABC transporter ATP-binding protein has protein sequence MNINLAVKTENITKTFLSREVLKDCNIHVEKGTIYGFLGANGAGKTTLFKIISGLLTPTMGNAQVLGMSVTSERNKILSEIGTIIETPIFYEHLSAMENLKIHLAYMGETNSDIASVLSSVGLNNINEQPVSTFSLGMRQRLAIARAIIHKPKLLILDEPINGLDPVGIKEIRDLFIELVKNQNMTLLISSHILTEIEHIADTIGVIVNGTIVKEVSMTKIKAECPSGLEDYFIDIMNGGENK, from the coding sequence ATGAATATAAATTTAGCAGTAAAAACTGAAAACATCACGAAAACTTTTCTTAGCCGTGAAGTCCTCAAAGATTGCAATATCCATGTGGAAAAGGGAACAATTTACGGGTTTTTAGGTGCAAATGGGGCAGGAAAAACAACATTATTTAAGATAATATCTGGATTACTTACCCCAACCATGGGCAACGCACAGGTTTTAGGTATGAGTGTAACTTCTGAGCGTAACAAAATATTATCAGAAATTGGAACAATTATTGAAACACCTATCTTTTATGAACATCTATCGGCAATGGAAAATTTGAAAATTCATCTTGCTTATATGGGGGAAACAAATAGCGATATAGCTTCTGTATTGTCAAGTGTAGGTCTAAATAACATAAATGAACAACCTGTTTCCACCTTTTCTTTAGGTATGCGCCAAAGACTTGCTATCGCAAGAGCGATTATTCACAAGCCTAAGTTGCTAATTTTAGACGAACCAATTAACGGGCTTGACCCTGTGGGGATTAAAGAAATACGAGATTTATTCATAGAACTTGTGAAAAATCAAAACATGACTTTATTGATTTCCAGTCATATATTAACGGAAATAGAGCATATAGCCGATACAATCGGAGTAATCGTAAATGGAACTATTGTAAAAGAAGTCTCAATGACAAAAATCAAAGCAGAGTGCCCCTCTGGTCTTGAAGACTATTTTATTGATATTATGAATGGAGGGGAGAACAAATGA
- a CDS encoding ABC transporter permease gives MLGFLYLFAYAPMLETNDADMKIFSGYENLIPLYGVLNMTVFCVLAAVIYSKIIIEEYSGKRPILLFSYPINRKKIMLSKLCIVFVFTVIAMFISNFLIFIIFGVSEKFLHLVSGDFTYSIMFQAIETTLIMSLSAASIGIIAVGIGFIKKSVPTTIVSAVLIASLMCNIVANTTSSKIAMYIFVAVMILIGIMFSAILMKKVEVMEVE, from the coding sequence ATGTTAGGCTTTCTATACCTTTTCGCATATGCCCCTATGTTAGAGACAAATGATGCAGATATGAAAATTTTTTCGGGATATGAAAATCTTATTCCTTTGTACGGTGTTTTGAATATGACGGTATTTTGTGTATTGGCTGCTGTTATATATTCAAAAATTATCATTGAGGAATATTCAGGGAAGCGCCCTATTTTACTTTTTTCATACCCTATAAACAGGAAGAAAATCATGCTATCCAAACTTTGTATTGTATTTGTCTTTACTGTTATTGCAATGTTTATAAGCAATTTTCTTATTTTTATTATATTCGGTGTGAGCGAAAAATTTTTACATCTTGTAAGTGGAGATTTTACATATTCTATTATGTTTCAAGCAATTGAAACTACGCTCATTATGTCACTCAGCGCCGCAAGTATAGGGATTATAGCTGTAGGAATTGGGTTTATAAAAAAATCTGTTCCGACCACTATTGTTTCAGCTGTACTCATTGCATCATTGATGTGTAATATCGTTGCAAATACAACTTCAAGCAAGATAGCAATGTATATATTCGTGGCAGTGATGATATTAATTGGGATAATGTTTTCTGCCATTTTAATGAAAAAAGTGGAAGTTATGGAGGTTGAGTAG